A genomic region of Hydrogenovibrio crunogenus contains the following coding sequences:
- a CDS encoding SO_0444 family Cu/Zn efflux transporter encodes MILFENFLSLALESAPWLVLGLVLGGLIKTLLPIDFLNKHLQANDLSAITKATILGAPLPLCSCGVVPAAVGLRKAGASKSATVSFLISTPETGVDSISVTYALMGPVMAIVRAISALFSAFFTGLLVLIFGKERPAKHEQQEAEIPSSCCQAESSRCDSTPKTTSTRCCGSNDHSSQTSWLQNSWKGIRYAFSDMLADIVGWLTIGLIFAAIVQTYIPTDFLTQWGSGLVAMIIMLLIGIPMYVCATASTPIAVGLILAGISPGVALVFLLSGPATNIGTLGIISQLLGRKTMWLYLAGTVFSALAAGLVFDALLAQWNWNLVTSMQAHHETLPIWLQALSLLILFLAALKIYWHKWSAK; translated from the coding sequence ATGATACTATTCGAGAACTTTCTGTCTTTAGCTCTAGAGTCAGCACCCTGGTTAGTGCTGGGGTTAGTGCTGGGTGGACTCATCAAAACATTACTGCCCATTGATTTTCTCAATAAACATTTACAAGCTAATGATTTAAGTGCCATCACCAAAGCCACTATACTTGGCGCTCCTTTACCACTGTGCTCTTGTGGCGTTGTTCCAGCAGCCGTAGGGTTGAGAAAAGCAGGCGCCTCCAAATCAGCCACGGTGTCTTTTTTAATTTCCACACCGGAAACAGGCGTTGATTCAATCAGTGTGACCTATGCATTAATGGGGCCGGTGATGGCAATTGTAAGAGCCATTAGCGCCCTTTTCTCAGCATTTTTTACCGGGCTGTTGGTACTGATTTTTGGCAAAGAACGGCCTGCAAAACATGAACAACAAGAAGCTGAGATCCCTTCGTCTTGTTGCCAAGCCGAATCTAGCCGCTGCGATTCAACACCAAAAACAACCTCTACCCGTTGCTGTGGCAGCAACGATCATTCGAGTCAAACATCATGGTTGCAAAATTCATGGAAAGGCATTCGCTACGCCTTCAGTGACATGTTAGCTGATATCGTGGGTTGGTTAACCATAGGGTTAATTTTTGCCGCCATCGTACAAACCTACATTCCGACAGATTTCTTAACCCAATGGGGCTCAGGGTTAGTGGCCATGATTATTATGCTGTTAATCGGTATTCCGATGTACGTCTGTGCCACCGCTTCAACACCTATCGCTGTGGGGTTGATTTTGGCAGGCATTTCCCCTGGCGTAGCCTTGGTTTTTTTATTATCAGGTCCCGCCACCAACATCGGCACATTGGGTATTATTTCGCAACTACTGGGACGAAAAACCATGTGGCTTTATTTAGCCGGTACCGTTTTTTCCGCTTTGGCTGCCGGCTTGGTTTTCGATGCACTGCTCGCACAATGGAACTGGAACCTTGTCACCTCAATGCAAGCTCATCATGAAACATTACCAATTTGGCTTCAAGCTTTAAGCTTGCTTATCCTCTTTTTGGCGGCACTGAAAATTTATTGGCACAAATGGTCAGCTAAATGA
- the recQ gene encoding DNA helicase RecQ translates to MSDSKATNALSLLQTVFGYDAFRSHQAEIIDDLVAGSDCFVLMPTGGGKSLCYQIPALIRPGTAIVVSPLIALMQDQVSALKANGVKAAYYNSTLDYESADQVLMQLHTGQLDLLYVSPERLLNQTFFQQLQQLPIALFAIDEAHCISQWGHDFRPEYSKIGQLRDYFPQVPFIALTATADAATRQDILQRLNLHQPHVHVSSFDRPNIRYTVFEKRQPMKQLLSFLEARPGHQESGIVYCLSRKRVEEVALQLQDKGYRAKAYHAGLPGDVRQAVHQQFIRDEVDIVVATVAFGMGIDKPNVRFVVHYDLPKNIEGYYQETGRAGRDGLESEALLLYGAQDIVTARHFVENNPNEDQRRIENFKLSCMVDFAEAQSCRRSVLLNYFDERTDHACGNCDICLNPPRFFDATVAAQKALSCVYRLDQGFGVRHVIDVLRGMEHERIRQLNHQSLSTYGIGKEYSVVEWDSLIRQLIHLGYLVQDIQQYSVLKLTEKAGDLLKGKVSLQLAMPRNKVPKSTRGGQKNKADLTADELERFETLRRLRKDIADSEERPAYQVFGDAALIEMAKRCPQNDSELLAINGVGESKLARYGFEFLNQLRQFE, encoded by the coding sequence ATGTCCGATTCGAAAGCTACCAATGCCTTATCCCTTTTACAAACCGTTTTTGGGTATGATGCATTCCGTTCCCATCAAGCCGAAATCATCGATGATTTGGTTGCGGGCTCAGATTGTTTTGTATTGATGCCGACGGGGGGCGGAAAGTCGCTTTGCTATCAGATTCCCGCCTTGATCCGTCCAGGAACGGCTATCGTCGTCTCGCCGTTAATTGCATTGATGCAAGATCAGGTCAGTGCTTTGAAAGCCAATGGGGTGAAAGCGGCTTATTATAATTCGACCTTGGATTATGAGTCTGCCGATCAGGTCCTGATGCAGTTGCATACCGGACAATTAGATTTACTTTATGTATCCCCTGAGCGTTTATTGAATCAAACGTTTTTTCAACAGTTACAACAATTACCCATTGCACTCTTTGCCATTGATGAGGCGCATTGTATTTCACAATGGGGACATGATTTCCGGCCGGAATATAGCAAAATTGGTCAATTACGAGACTATTTCCCGCAGGTTCCGTTTATTGCCTTGACCGCGACAGCCGATGCCGCGACCCGCCAAGATATTTTACAGCGCTTGAATTTGCATCAACCTCATGTGCATGTCAGCAGTTTTGATCGCCCTAATATTCGTTACACCGTGTTTGAAAAACGACAGCCGATGAAGCAATTGCTTAGCTTTTTGGAAGCTCGGCCAGGTCACCAAGAGAGTGGAATCGTGTATTGCCTGAGTCGAAAACGCGTTGAAGAAGTGGCTTTGCAATTGCAAGATAAAGGCTATCGGGCGAAAGCCTACCACGCAGGATTACCAGGAGATGTTCGACAAGCAGTGCATCAGCAATTTATTCGAGATGAAGTGGATATCGTGGTGGCCACTGTGGCATTCGGCATGGGGATTGATAAACCGAATGTGCGATTCGTGGTGCATTATGACTTGCCGAAAAATATTGAAGGTTATTATCAGGAAACCGGTCGAGCGGGTCGAGATGGCTTAGAGTCAGAAGCATTGCTGCTCTACGGCGCACAGGATATCGTCACCGCAAGGCATTTTGTCGAGAATAACCCGAATGAAGATCAGCGTCGTATTGAAAACTTTAAACTGAGTTGTATGGTCGATTTTGCCGAAGCACAATCTTGTCGCCGCAGTGTGTTATTGAATTATTTCGACGAGAGAACGGATCATGCCTGTGGCAACTGCGATATTTGTTTGAATCCGCCACGATTTTTTGATGCCACGGTTGCCGCGCAAAAAGCGCTGTCTTGCGTCTATCGGCTCGATCAAGGGTTTGGGGTGCGTCATGTCATTGATGTTCTACGAGGGATGGAGCATGAGCGCATTCGTCAGCTGAACCACCAAAGCTTGAGCACCTATGGCATTGGCAAGGAATATTCAGTGGTGGAATGGGATAGTCTTATCCGCCAGTTGATTCATTTGGGGTATTTGGTTCAGGATATCCAACAGTATTCCGTGCTCAAGCTGACCGAGAAAGCGGGAGACCTCCTCAAGGGCAAGGTGTCGCTGCAACTGGCGATGCCACGTAATAAAGTGCCCAAATCAACTCGTGGTGGTCAGAAAAATAAAGCCGACTTAACGGCAGATGAACTGGAGCGCTTTGAAACGTTACGCCGTTTGAGAAAAGACATTGCCGACAGTGAAGAGCGCCCAGCTTATCAAGTATTTGGTGATGCCGCTTTGATTGAAATGGCGAAACGCTGCCCGCAAAATGATTCGGAATTGTTGGCGATCAACGG